The DNA segment CCTGGTAGGGCAGAAGGAGCAGCTTCAATTACGTACATTTTCACGTTATCCTTAGGAACATCATAATGGGCACATAATTGAGGTAAGCGCTCTGATAACTCACCAATGAACTCAATACCTGTAAAACCAGCACCAGCTACGATAAATGTTAATAGCTCGTCCTGCGGCTCAGGAGTATTATTATATTTTGCAAACATGTACTC comes from the Desertibacillus haloalkaliphilus genome and includes:
- a CDS encoding NAD(P)/FAD-dependent oxidoreductase, encoding EYMFAKYNNTPEPQDELLTFIVAGAGFTGIEFIGELSERLPQLCAHYDVPKDNVKMYVIEAAPSALPGFDPELVEYAMNLLESRGVEFKINCPIKEVTESGVTLASGDEIKAGTVVWATG